In one window of Meiothermus sp. DNA:
- a CDS encoding zinc-binding dehydrogenase — MRAVWMEARGGPEVLRFGELAEPAAEAGQVRVAVKAVALNHLDLWVRKGVASPKLPLPHILGADVAGVVEAVGAGVEGLTPGDAVVLNPGVSCGRCERCLSGQDNLCPKYQILGEHRWGGYAELVSVPAANILPKPANLSWVEAASVPLTFLTAWQMVVDKLQVRPGEDLLVMAAGSGVSVAAIQIAKLYGARVIATASSEEKLAQARALGADETVSYAYPDWFKEVRRLTGGKGADAVVDHTGVQYWEGVIKATAWGGRICLVGASSGYEATTPLAHVFYRQLSIFGSTMGSKSRLFPILRWVAEGRLKPIVGATLPLAQATEGHRLLEERRVFGKVVLEV; from the coding sequence ATGCGAGCGGTCTGGATGGAGGCCAGGGGCGGCCCGGAGGTTTTGCGCTTTGGTGAACTGGCCGAGCCGGCAGCAGAGGCCGGGCAGGTTCGCGTGGCTGTAAAAGCCGTGGCCCTCAACCACCTGGATCTCTGGGTGCGCAAGGGGGTGGCCAGCCCCAAACTGCCGCTTCCGCACATCCTGGGTGCCGATGTGGCCGGGGTGGTGGAAGCCGTGGGGGCCGGTGTGGAGGGCCTGACGCCGGGGGATGCGGTGGTGCTGAACCCTGGGGTCTCCTGCGGCCGCTGCGAGCGCTGCTTAAGCGGGCAGGACAACCTTTGCCCCAAGTACCAAATTCTAGGCGAACACCGCTGGGGCGGCTATGCAGAGCTGGTGAGTGTACCGGCGGCCAACATCCTGCCCAAACCGGCCAACCTAAGCTGGGTCGAGGCCGCCTCGGTGCCCCTCACCTTCCTGACCGCCTGGCAGATGGTGGTGGACAAGCTCCAGGTCAGGCCAGGCGAGGACCTGCTGGTGATGGCTGCCGGTTCGGGGGTCTCGGTGGCCGCCATTCAGATTGCCAAGCTATATGGGGCACGGGTCATCGCCACCGCCAGCAGCGAGGAGAAGCTGGCCCAGGCCAGGGCGCTGGGTGCGGACGAAACGGTCAGCTACGCTTATCCGGACTGGTTCAAAGAAGTCCGCCGACTCACCGGCGGCAAGGGAGCCGACGCGGTGGTGGACCATACCGGGGTGCAGTACTGGGAAGGGGTGATCAAGGCTACCGCCTGGGGTGGGCGCATCTGCTTGGTGGGGGCTTCCTCGGGGTACGAAGCCACAACCCCCCTCGCTCATGTCTTTTACCGGCAGCTTTCCATTTTTGGCTCCACCATGGGTTCCAAGAGTCGCCTCTTCCCCATTCTCCGCTGGGTGGCCGAGGGCCGGCTCAAGCCCATCGTGGGGGCCACGCTGCCCCTCGCACAGGCCACCGAGGGACACCGGCTGCTGGAAGAGCGCCGGGTGTTTGGCAAGGTGGTTTTGGAAGTTTGA
- a CDS encoding NYN domain-containing protein, translating to MKTALFIDGSYMYDAAKRLGWNIDHRKAIGVFSKPEDLYNAFYYAPVTDSNDERQQKFLDALVFMGYTVRSRETHGDPRFEAMIATDLLITAPRWERAVVASGSGDLAHTLSALRAQGKEIHLLGVPELTDLELRNQSDRYLDLRELQSQLERTGGGRRAYPTISEESFVGEEQTSTARRLMDNLEDELQ from the coding sequence ATGAAGACGGCTTTGTTTATTGACGGCTCCTACATGTACGATGCGGCCAAGCGATTGGGGTGGAACATTGACCACCGGAAGGCGATTGGGGTTTTCTCCAAGCCCGAGGACCTTTACAACGCCTTCTATTACGCCCCCGTCACGGACAGCAACGATGAGCGTCAGCAGAAATTCCTTGACGCGCTGGTGTTCATGGGCTACACCGTGCGCAGCCGGGAAACCCACGGCGACCCCCGCTTCGAGGCCATGATCGCCACCGACTTGCTCATCACCGCGCCCCGCTGGGAGCGCGCGGTGGTAGCCAGCGGCTCGGGCGACTTAGCCCATACCCTCTCGGCCCTCAGAGCCCAGGGCAAGGAGATTCACCTGCTGGGGGTGCCCGAACTGACCGACCTCGAGCTGCGCAATCAGAGCGACCGCTACCTGGACTTGCGCGAGTTGCAGTCCCAGCTCGAGCGCACTGGCGGTGGACGTCGCGCCTATCCCACCATCAGCGAGGAAAGCTTTGTCGGCGAAGAGCAGACCAGTACCGCCCGGCGACTGATGGACAACCTCGAGGACGAGTTGCAGTAA
- a CDS encoding YbaK/EbsC family protein: protein MKLSPSAQKVQDVLHQKGFGHLRVQELSASTRTAQEAANAVGCTVGQIVKSLIFRGAISGQPYLLLVSGANRVDTHRIEADLGEKLVKPDGDYVRSVTGFAIGGVPPVGHAQQLEALIDPDLLQYERIYAAAGTPFALFGLSPNELLALTGGRIMRMT, encoded by the coding sequence ATGAAGCTCTCGCCTAGCGCGCAAAAGGTACAGGACGTCTTGCATCAGAAAGGCTTCGGCCACCTGCGGGTGCAGGAGCTCTCCGCCTCCACCCGTACCGCCCAAGAAGCCGCCAACGCCGTGGGCTGCACGGTGGGCCAGATTGTCAAATCGCTGATTTTTCGGGGGGCCATTAGTGGACAACCCTATTTACTGCTGGTCTCGGGGGCCAACCGGGTAGACACCCACCGCATCGAAGCAGACCTGGGGGAAAAGCTGGTCAAGCCCGATGGCGACTACGTGCGCAGCGTGACTGGCTTTGCCATTGGAGGGGTGCCGCCGGTGGGCCACGCCCAGCAACTAGAAGCCCTGATTGACCCCGATCTGTTGCAATATGAGCGCATCTATGCCGCTGCCGGTACTCCTTTTGCCCTCTTCGGCCTTTCCCCAAATGAACTGCTGGCCCTGACCGGAGGCCGCATAATGCGAATGACTTAG
- a CDS encoding M20 family metallopeptidase, whose protein sequence is MKPLEHLQSQLPAILQDLEAIVTLEAPSHDLPGLDKVARWIARHFEPFGTLEREETANGPMLRVQMPGSGKKVLVLCHFDTVHPVGVFAVPWKIEGERAYGPGVYDMKGNIVQLLWALRTNQALGLGLPALELLFTPDEEVGSQASRAAIEAGARRNDLVLVLEAPMGNGDLKVARKGVGQYRLTAHGKPAHQGVEPEKGINAIVELAHQIPKIVALQDWDRGTTLGPNVIKGGTTSNVVAASAWVDIDLRAWTMAEAERVERALQALQPVLPGASLSLEGGLNRPPMEPSPASLELFEMARRIGAEVGLQLGPGRVGGGSDGNFTAALGVPTLDGLGLFGEAAHQLSENVYIPQIPARIALLCGVLDELSR, encoded by the coding sequence GTGAAGCCTCTGGAACACCTGCAATCCCAACTGCCCGCCATTCTTCAAGACCTGGAAGCCATTGTCACCCTCGAGGCCCCCTCCCACGACCTCCCCGGCCTGGACAAGGTAGCCCGCTGGATTGCCCGGCACTTCGAGCCCTTTGGAACCCTGGAGCGCGAGGAGACCGCCAACGGCCCCATGCTGCGGGTACAGATGCCTGGCTCCGGCAAAAAGGTGCTGGTGCTCTGCCACTTCGACACGGTGCATCCGGTGGGGGTCTTTGCCGTGCCCTGGAAGATTGAAGGCGAGCGGGCCTACGGCCCCGGCGTCTACGACATGAAAGGCAACATCGTGCAGCTTTTGTGGGCCTTGCGCACCAACCAGGCCCTGGGGCTGGGTTTGCCGGCCCTCGAGCTTCTCTTCACCCCCGACGAGGAGGTGGGTTCGCAGGCTTCGCGGGCGGCCATCGAGGCCGGGGCTCGGCGCAACGACCTGGTGCTGGTGCTGGAGGCGCCCATGGGCAACGGCGACCTCAAGGTAGCCCGTAAGGGGGTGGGTCAGTATCGGCTCACCGCCCACGGCAAGCCCGCCCACCAAGGCGTCGAGCCCGAGAAGGGCATCAACGCCATCGTCGAGCTGGCCCACCAGATTCCCAAAATTGTGGCCCTGCAAGACTGGGACAGGGGCACCACCCTGGGGCCCAACGTCATCAAGGGCGGGACGACCAGCAACGTGGTGGCGGCCTCGGCCTGGGTAGACATCGACCTGCGGGCCTGGACCATGGCCGAGGCCGAGCGGGTGGAGCGCGCACTCCAGGCCTTGCAGCCGGTTTTGCCGGGGGCGTCGCTCTCGCTCGAGGGCGGTCTGAACCGTCCCCCCATGGAGCCTTCCCCGGCTTCGCTCGAGCTCTTCGAGATGGCCCGGCGCATCGGGGCCGAGGTAGGGCTGCAGCTAGGCCCTGGAAGGGTAGGGGGCGGCTCAGATGGCAACTTTACGGCGGCCCTGGGCGTACCCACCCTGGACGGGCTGGGCTTGTTCGGCGAGGCGGCCCACCAGCTTAGCGAGAATGTCTACATCCCGCAAATTCCGGCCCGCATCGCCCTGCTGTGTGGCGTTCTGGACGAACTCTCCCGATGA
- a CDS encoding arginine--tRNA ligase, whose protein sequence is MLAHRPGIKAQLKETIAQALEALGLQEWPEIVVQETPLDKEGDYGTPIAMSLARTLRKAPPQIAADLVQNIQLPAWVKRTFVVGGYLNFELDPAFLVQTATLPLAPFPRTGGKVLLEHTSVNPNKELHVGHLRNICLGDSLSRILRFAGREVEVMNYIDDTGRQAAESLYALRYFGLDKAPAHVKYDHWVGEAYVRLHQAMENPDKKAVIEQGVQETLHRLEAGELRPEVDKILRSQLQTMYRLGAEYDALVWESDIVREGLLGQAMKALEGSPYVSRPTEGKYAGALVMDTSAFIPGLEDPYLVLIRSNGTSTYTAKDIALQFWKMGLLEGIKFVEYDTQPSGARLYSTHPNGTVMPFGGASETINVVDARQSHALRVVQASLEVEGRHDLAEKCFHLAYETVLLEGKQMSGRKGIVVSVDEVMDEAVRRVLKVIAEKNPDHPSPEEAAEQIGVGAVRFAMLKTEAKKQIDFRYDQALSFEGDTGPYIQYAYARAGSILRKADEQGVLQEEANYAQATAYEVILAKNILRFPEAVQDAARNKAPHILAQYLLELAAAWSSFYNAKTPDGKSATPVLTAPPGLRGIRLELVKALRQTLKQGLELLGLQAPEVM, encoded by the coding sequence GTGTTAGCCCATCGCCCTGGTATCAAAGCTCAGCTCAAAGAAACCATCGCTCAGGCCCTGGAGGCCCTGGGTTTGCAGGAATGGCCCGAAATAGTTGTGCAGGAAACCCCTCTGGACAAAGAAGGCGACTACGGAACGCCCATTGCCATGAGCCTGGCCCGCACCCTGCGCAAAGCCCCCCCGCAGATCGCCGCCGACCTGGTGCAGAATATCCAGCTACCTGCCTGGGTCAAGCGCACCTTTGTGGTAGGAGGTTACCTGAACTTTGAGCTAGACCCCGCTTTTTTGGTGCAGACCGCCACGCTGCCCTTGGCTCCCTTCCCGCGAACCGGGGGCAAGGTGCTCTTGGAGCACACCTCGGTCAACCCCAACAAAGAGCTGCACGTGGGACACCTGCGCAACATCTGCCTGGGCGACTCGCTCTCGCGCATCCTGCGCTTTGCCGGGCGCGAGGTAGAGGTCATGAACTACATCGACGACACCGGACGGCAGGCCGCCGAGAGCCTCTATGCCCTGCGGTATTTCGGCCTGGACAAGGCCCCCGCCCACGTCAAATACGACCACTGGGTAGGCGAGGCCTACGTGCGGCTACACCAGGCCATGGAAAACCCCGACAAAAAAGCGGTTATCGAACAAGGGGTACAGGAGACCCTGCACCGGCTCGAGGCGGGCGAGCTACGGCCTGAGGTAGACAAAATCCTGCGCTCGCAGCTCCAGACCATGTACCGCCTGGGGGCCGAGTACGACGCGCTGGTGTGGGAGTCGGACATCGTGCGCGAGGGCTTGCTGGGACAGGCCATGAAGGCCCTCGAGGGCTCCCCCTACGTCTCCCGCCCCACCGAGGGCAAGTACGCCGGGGCCCTGGTCATGGACACCAGCGCCTTCATTCCGGGTTTGGAAGACCCCTACCTGGTGCTCATTCGCTCCAACGGTACCAGCACCTACACCGCCAAGGACATCGCCCTGCAGTTCTGGAAGATGGGCCTGCTGGAGGGCATCAAGTTTGTGGAGTACGACACCCAGCCCAGCGGCGCCCGGCTCTATAGCACCCACCCCAATGGAACGGTTATGCCCTTTGGCGGGGCCAGCGAGACCATCAACGTGGTGGATGCCCGCCAGAGCCATGCCCTGCGGGTGGTGCAGGCTTCCCTCGAGGTCGAGGGCCGGCACGACCTGGCCGAAAAGTGCTTTCACCTGGCCTACGAGACGGTACTGCTCGAGGGCAAGCAGATGTCCGGGCGCAAGGGCATTGTGGTCTCGGTGGATGAGGTGATGGACGAGGCCGTCCGGCGGGTGCTGAAAGTGATTGCCGAGAAAAACCCCGACCACCCCAGCCCGGAGGAGGCCGCCGAGCAGATCGGGGTGGGCGCGGTGCGGTTTGCCATGCTAAAAACCGAGGCCAAAAAGCAGATTGACTTCCGCTACGACCAGGCCCTGAGCTTTGAGGGCGATACCGGCCCCTACATCCAGTACGCCTACGCCCGGGCCGGTTCTATTCTGCGCAAAGCCGATGAGCAGGGGGTTTTGCAGGAAGAAGCCAATTACGCCCAGGCCACCGCCTACGAGGTCATTCTGGCGAAAAACATCCTGCGCTTCCCCGAGGCCGTGCAGGACGCCGCCCGCAACAAGGCTCCGCATATCCTGGCGCAGTATTTGCTCGAGCTGGCCGCGGCCTGGAGCAGCTTTTACAATGCCAAGACCCCAGATGGAAAGTCCGCTACCCCCGTTCTGACCGCACCTCCAGGGCTGCGCGGCATACGCTTGGAGCTGGTCAAAGCCTTGCGTCAAACCCTCAAACAGGGTTTGGAATTGCTGGGCTTGCAGGCTCCGGAGGTCATGTAG
- a CDS encoding S1C family serine protease, producing MKRTIALLTLLALTPAFAQAPRLTTPEEVARVEVIRRALPAVVKIFGILRDPQTGNEGPTNGSGFFYAPSRIITNYHVVQDLRDISVELFDGRSFPAQVFAVDKGIDIAILTVQGVTAPAQLSFGSSQNLPVGMGLVVIGSPFGQRNLSSYGILAGTGPTAAEKNDLDPEVGAEIGDLLFTDARIVQGNSGGPVLDLQGRVVGVANATLGDLSGVGGVGVAIPGDLVRQSVNDLERFGVPQRGNLGATLLDLGELDPILLGRVGLLSTRGAMIEKVQPGGPAARAGLRQAQRDQRGKLVSLGDIILAVNGRTMRNASEVTQTIARFRPGDRVNLTIWRNGRRLDVSLTMIARR from the coding sequence ATGAAGCGCACGATTGCCCTCCTGACCCTGTTGGCCCTGACCCCGGCTTTTGCTCAAGCGCCCCGCCTGACCACCCCCGAGGAGGTGGCCCGGGTGGAGGTGATTCGCCGGGCTTTACCTGCCGTGGTCAAGATTTTTGGCATCCTGCGCGACCCCCAGACCGGCAACGAAGGCCCCACCAACGGCTCGGGCTTTTTTTATGCACCCAGCCGCATCATCACCAACTACCATGTGGTGCAGGACTTGCGCGACATCAGCGTGGAGCTCTTTGATGGACGCTCCTTCCCGGCCCAGGTGTTTGCGGTGGACAAAGGCATTGATATCGCCATCCTGACCGTGCAGGGGGTGACGGCTCCGGCCCAGCTTTCCTTCGGCAGTTCACAAAATTTGCCGGTGGGGATGGGTCTGGTGGTCATCGGCAGCCCCTTTGGACAGCGCAACCTGTCCTCCTACGGCATTCTGGCAGGAACCGGCCCCACCGCTGCGGAGAAAAACGACCTCGACCCCGAAGTGGGGGCGGAAATTGGCGATTTGCTTTTCACCGATGCCCGCATCGTGCAGGGCAACTCGGGGGGGCCGGTGCTGGATTTGCAGGGCCGGGTGGTGGGGGTGGCCAACGCCACGCTGGGCGACCTGAGCGGGGTGGGCGGGGTGGGGGTGGCCATTCCGGGCGACCTGGTGCGGCAAAGTGTGAACGACCTCGAGCGCTTTGGGGTGCCCCAGCGGGGCAACCTGGGCGCTACCCTGCTCGACCTGGGCGAGCTCGACCCCATCCTGCTGGGGCGGGTGGGCCTGCTTTCCACCCGCGGGGCCATGATTGAAAAGGTGCAACCCGGCGGCCCCGCCGCACGGGCCGGCCTGCGCCAGGCCCAGCGCGACCAGCGCGGCAAACTGGTCAGCCTGGGCGATATCATCCTGGCCGTCAATGGCCGCACCATGCGCAATGCCAGCGAGGTGACCCAGACCATCGCCCGTTTCCGCCCGGGCGACCGGGTCAACCTCACCATCTGGCGCAACGGACGGCGGCTGGACGTCAGCCTGACCATGATTGCCAGGCGCTGA
- a CDS encoding deoxynucleoside kinase: MYIAIEGVIGVGKTTLARLLAERLGAESLHEVVEENPFLPLFYQDPVRYGFKVQVFFLLSRYKQLLPLSQPSLFARGVVADYLFDKDAIFAAMNLSGAEWELYNDLYTHLSPKLPTPDLTLYLRAPLPVILERIRRRGRVFEKQMEAEYLARLSEFYERHFATYPHPLWVLDTQEFDFAEREADRDWVVRRVQERLGISAANPGHPDPAASPAGLERS; this comes from the coding sequence ATGTATATCGCGATCGAGGGTGTGATTGGGGTGGGCAAAACCACCCTGGCCCGGCTGCTGGCCGAGCGGCTGGGGGCCGAGAGTTTGCATGAGGTGGTGGAGGAGAACCCTTTTTTGCCCCTGTTCTATCAGGATCCGGTGCGCTACGGCTTTAAGGTGCAGGTGTTTTTCCTCCTCTCGCGCTACAAGCAACTGCTGCCCCTCTCGCAGCCCAGCCTGTTTGCGCGAGGGGTGGTAGCCGACTACCTGTTTGACAAGGACGCAATTTTTGCTGCCATGAACTTGAGCGGGGCCGAGTGGGAGCTGTACAACGACCTCTACACCCACCTCTCGCCCAAGCTGCCCACCCCCGACCTGACCCTCTACCTGCGGGCCCCCCTGCCGGTCATACTGGAGCGCATCCGCCGCCGGGGGCGGGTCTTCGAGAAGCAGATGGAGGCCGAGTACCTGGCCCGCCTGAGCGAGTTCTACGAGCGCCACTTCGCTACCTACCCCCATCCCTTGTGGGTGCTGGATACCCAGGAGTTCGACTTTGCCGAGCGCGAAGCCGACCGGGACTGGGTGGTGCGGCGCGTACAGGAGAGACTGGGCATCTCGGCAGCCAATCCGGGGCATCCCGACCCTGCCGCAAGCCCTGCGGGTCTCGAGCGCTCTTGA
- a CDS encoding deoxynucleoside kinase yields MYIAIAGNIGSGKSTLTGLLAERYGLLPVYEAVDENPYLADFYAHMGRWAFQSQVFFLAKRLKQHLEQINPAQHVVQDRTIFEDAFIFAQNLWLEGHLSERDWQTYLALYEGIAPALRKPDLLIYVRSSVETLQAHIARRGRDYEQSIPTLYLASLNRLYEAWVGAYDLSPVLVISSDTVNYAEDEEARELMFRMLEAYGLSTPLV; encoded by the coding sequence ATGTATATCGCGATTGCAGGCAACATTGGCTCCGGTAAGTCTACCCTGACGGGACTGCTGGCTGAGCGCTATGGGCTTTTGCCGGTCTACGAGGCCGTGGACGAGAACCCCTACCTGGCCGACTTCTACGCCCACATGGGGCGCTGGGCCTTTCAGTCGCAGGTTTTTTTCCTGGCCAAGCGGCTAAAGCAGCACCTCGAGCAGATCAACCCTGCCCAGCATGTGGTGCAGGATCGCACCATCTTCGAGGACGCCTTTATCTTCGCCCAGAACCTGTGGCTCGAGGGCCATCTCTCCGAGCGCGACTGGCAGACCTACCTGGCTCTCTACGAAGGCATTGCTCCGGCGTTGCGCAAACCCGACCTGCTGATTTATGTGCGCTCCTCGGTCGAAACCCTGCAAGCCCATATTGCCCGCCGGGGACGGGACTATGAGCAAAGCATCCCCACCCTGTACCTGGCCTCGCTTAACCGCCTCTACGAAGCCTGGGTTGGGGCCTACGACCTCTCGCCGGTGCTAGTGATTTCCAGTGACACCGTCAACTACGCCGAGGATGAAGAAGCCCGGGAGCTGATGTTTCGGATGCTGGAAGCCTACGGCCTGAGCACCCCGCTGGTTTAG
- the uvrA gene encoding excinuclease ABC subunit UvrA yields MDRIIVRGAKEHNLKNITVELPRGQFIVITGVSGSGKSTLAFDTIYAEGQRRYVESLSSYARQFLGVMEKPDVESIEGLSPAISIDQKTTSHNPRSTVGTVTEVHDYLRLLFARVGTAYCPHCGRPIERQSASEITDRLFRQPEGTKAILMAPVVRGRKGEYRKEFQQLQKEGYARVRVDGVIYTLEEALGLRLEKYEKHDIDLVVDRVVLKPEERARIAESVELALLRGEGLMRVLYPDTGKEELFSEKFACPEHGSVLEELEPRIFSFNAPYGACPDCSGLGYNQVFDPELVVNPELSLAEGAIIPWSKGRDNGKGYLWDRLRALSEHLGFDMKTPFKQLSPEAQRAVLYGLPEPFEVVFRRNGRETMRFMVSYEGVIPWLEGRYNETESEGLREALEAYMTLKACPACGGTRYKREVLSVRMGQFNIAEVSNLPVREARQFFQAVAHNNLMEVGEKLKPFRIPLEGLAEPLEYRNLNEFQMQVAAPIWREIYSRLGFLEDVGLDYLTLDRAANTLSGGEAQRIRLATQVGSGLTGVLYVLDEPSIGLHPRDNQRLLSTLKKLRDLGNTLLVVEHDEETMREADWIVDMGPGAGVHGGEVVAEGRLEDILAHPESLTGAYLRGSKHIPVPGIRRKGNGKWLVVKGAREHNLKGVNLKIPLGKFVAITGPSGSGKSTLVHDILYAALARDLMRAKAIPGRFEGLEGIEHLDKVIEIDQSPIGRTPRSNPATYTGIFDEIRDLFSKTPEARKRGYEAGRFSFNVKGGRCEACSGDGTKKIEMLFLPDLYVQCEVCKGKRYNKETLEVKLRGKNIADVLDMTVEEALGFFENIPTIARKLQLMVDVGLGYMKLGQPSPTLSGGEAQRIKLSTELGRRSTGRTLYILDEPTTGLHFEDTAKLLSVLHRLVDGGNTVVVIEHNMDVVKTADWVVDLGPEGGARGGQIVAEGTPEEVARTSSPTGAFLARIPEIRQKVGVAAD; encoded by the coding sequence ATGGACAGGATTATCGTCCGGGGAGCCAAAGAGCACAACCTGAAGAACATTACCGTTGAACTGCCCCGGGGGCAGTTCATCGTCATTACGGGGGTCTCGGGCTCGGGCAAGAGCACTTTGGCCTTCGACACCATTTACGCCGAAGGGCAGCGCCGCTACGTGGAGAGCTTGTCGTCGTATGCGAGGCAGTTTTTGGGAGTGATGGAAAAGCCCGACGTGGAGAGCATTGAGGGGCTTTCCCCGGCTATTTCCATAGACCAAAAGACCACCTCGCACAACCCACGCTCCACGGTGGGCACCGTAACCGAGGTACACGACTACCTGCGCCTTCTGTTTGCCCGTGTCGGCACCGCCTACTGCCCCCACTGCGGGCGCCCCATCGAGCGGCAGTCGGCCTCGGAGATTACCGACCGGCTCTTCCGCCAGCCCGAGGGAACCAAAGCCATCCTGATGGCCCCGGTGGTGCGGGGGCGCAAGGGTGAGTATCGCAAGGAGTTCCAGCAACTACAAAAAGAGGGCTACGCGCGGGTGCGGGTGGACGGGGTGATCTATACCCTGGAAGAAGCCCTGGGGTTGCGGCTAGAGAAGTACGAGAAGCACGACATTGACCTGGTGGTAGACCGGGTGGTCTTGAAGCCAGAGGAACGTGCCCGCATCGCCGAGTCGGTGGAGCTGGCGCTGTTGCGGGGTGAGGGGCTGATGCGGGTTTTGTACCCCGATACGGGCAAAGAAGAGCTTTTCTCGGAAAAGTTTGCCTGCCCGGAGCACGGGAGCGTGTTGGAGGAGTTGGAGCCCCGTATCTTTTCCTTCAACGCGCCCTACGGGGCCTGCCCGGACTGCTCGGGCCTGGGCTATAACCAGGTCTTCGACCCCGAGCTGGTGGTGAACCCCGAGCTCTCGCTGGCCGAGGGGGCCATCATCCCCTGGAGCAAGGGCCGCGACAACGGTAAGGGCTACCTGTGGGATCGCCTGCGGGCGCTCTCGGAGCACCTGGGCTTCGACATGAAGACCCCCTTCAAACAGCTTTCGCCAGAGGCCCAGCGAGCGGTGCTGTACGGCCTGCCCGAGCCTTTCGAGGTGGTCTTCCGGCGCAACGGGCGCGAGACCATGCGCTTTATGGTGAGCTACGAGGGGGTGATTCCCTGGCTCGAGGGCCGCTACAACGAGACCGAGTCCGAAGGGCTGCGCGAGGCCCTGGAAGCCTACATGACCCTCAAGGCCTGCCCGGCCTGCGGGGGAACCCGCTACAAGCGCGAGGTGCTCTCGGTGCGGATGGGGCAGTTTAACATTGCCGAAGTTTCTAACCTGCCGGTGCGCGAGGCCAGGCAGTTCTTCCAGGCGGTGGCCCACAACAACCTGATGGAGGTGGGAGAGAAGCTTAAGCCCTTTCGCATCCCCCTCGAGGGCCTGGCCGAGCCCCTCGAGTACCGCAACCTGAACGAGTTCCAGATGCAGGTGGCGGCCCCCATCTGGCGCGAGATTTACAGCCGCCTGGGCTTTCTGGAGGATGTGGGCCTGGACTACCTGACCCTCGACCGTGCGGCCAACACCCTCTCGGGCGGCGAGGCCCAGCGTATTCGACTGGCTACCCAGGTGGGTTCGGGCCTGACCGGGGTGCTCTATGTACTGGACGAGCCTTCCATCGGGCTGCACCCCCGCGACAACCAGCGTCTGCTTTCCACCCTCAAAAAGCTGCGCGATCTGGGCAACACCCTGCTGGTGGTGGAGCACGACGAAGAAACCATGCGCGAGGCCGACTGGATTGTGGATATGGGGCCGGGGGCCGGGGTGCACGGGGGCGAGGTGGTGGCCGAAGGGCGGCTCGAGGACATCCTGGCGCATCCAGAAAGCCTGACCGGGGCCTACCTGCGCGGCAGCAAACACATCCCGGTGCCCGGGATCCGCCGAAAAGGCAACGGCAAGTGGCTGGTGGTGAAGGGGGCCCGCGAGCACAACCTGAAAGGCGTTAACCTGAAAATCCCCCTGGGCAAGTTTGTGGCCATTACCGGGCCGTCGGGGTCGGGGAAATCTACCCTCGTTCACGACATCCTTTATGCCGCGCTGGCTCGAGACCTGATGCGGGCCAAGGCCATTCCGGGCCGCTTCGAGGGCCTCGAGGGCATCGAACACCTGGACAAGGTCATCGAGATTGACCAGTCGCCCATCGGCCGAACCCCCCGCTCCAACCCGGCCACCTACACCGGCATCTTCGACGAAATCCGCGACCTCTTCTCCAAGACCCCCGAAGCCCGCAAGCGCGGTTACGAGGCGGGGCGCTTCAGTTTCAACGTCAAGGGAGGGCGCTGCGAGGCCTGCAGCGGTGACGGCACCAAAAAGATCGAAATGCTGTTCCTGCCCGACCTCTACGTGCAGTGCGAGGTGTGCAAGGGTAAGCGCTACAATAAAGAGACCCTGGAAGTGAAGCTCCGCGGGAAAAACATCGCCGACGTTCTGGACATGACCGTAGAGGAGGCGCTGGGCTTCTTTGAGAACATCCCCACCATTGCCCGCAAACTGCAACTGATGGTGGACGTGGGCCTGGGCTACATGAAGCTGGGCCAACCATCCCCTACGCTTTCGGGCGGCGAGGCCCAGCGCATCAAACTCTCCACCGAGCTCGGCCGTCGCTCCACCGGGCGCACCTTGTACATCCTGGATGAGCCCACCACAGGCCTGCATTTCGAGGACACCGCCAAGCTGCTCTCCGTCCTGCACCGCCTGGTCGATGGGGGCAATACCGTGGTGGTGATCGAGCACAACATGGATGTGGTTAAGACCGCCGACTGGGTAGTTGACCTGGGCCCCGAAGGCGGCGCACGGGGGGGCCAGATTGTGGCCGAAGGCACCCCCGAGGAGGTAGCCCGCACTTCCAGCCCCACCGGGGCTTTCCTGGCCCGGATTCCCGAGATCAGGCAGAAGGTGGGCGTAGCGGCGGACTAA